A genomic region of Kribbella sp. NBC_00382 contains the following coding sequences:
- a CDS encoding ABC transporter ATP-binding protein, translated as MTTTTAVTLSGVTKRYGNVQAVAGVDLTIRSGEVVAMLGPNGAGKSTTIEMLLGLVRPDQGSVQVYGTSPAEAIAASRIGVMLQSGGIIEDAKVGELLNLVAGLHKDPMPVADALERAGIADLYGRKMKGLSGGQKQRVRFAMAIIPQPDLIVLDEPTTGMDVESRRDFWASMHAETARGRTVLFATHYLEEADAYADRVVLMRNGKVVADGTAAQIKASVSGRTIRATVPGADLATLASLPGVRNVETRGDVVLLQCGDSDDTLRYLLNNTPAHDIEVTSADLEDAVLALSAEQEAVA; from the coding sequence ATGACGACAACGACTGCGGTCACCCTGAGCGGTGTGACCAAGAGGTACGGCAACGTACAGGCGGTCGCCGGGGTGGACCTCACGATCCGTTCCGGCGAGGTGGTGGCGATGCTGGGCCCGAACGGCGCCGGCAAGTCGACCACGATCGAGATGCTGCTCGGCCTGGTCCGGCCGGACCAGGGCAGCGTCCAGGTCTACGGCACCTCGCCGGCCGAGGCGATCGCCGCGAGCCGGATCGGCGTGATGCTGCAGAGCGGCGGCATCATCGAGGACGCGAAGGTCGGCGAGCTGCTGAACCTGGTCGCCGGGCTGCACAAGGACCCGATGCCGGTCGCCGACGCACTCGAGCGGGCCGGTATCGCCGACCTGTACGGGCGGAAGATGAAAGGCCTGTCCGGCGGGCAGAAGCAACGGGTCCGGTTCGCGATGGCGATCATCCCGCAGCCCGACCTGATCGTGCTCGACGAGCCGACCACCGGTATGGACGTCGAGTCCCGCCGTGACTTCTGGGCCTCGATGCACGCCGAGACGGCCCGCGGCCGGACCGTACTGTTCGCCACCCACTACCTGGAGGAGGCCGACGCGTACGCCGACCGCGTGGTGCTGATGCGCAACGGCAAGGTTGTTGCCGACGGCACCGCCGCGCAGATCAAGGCGAGCGTGTCCGGCCGGACGATCCGGGCGACCGTACCGGGTGCCGACCTCGCCACGCTCGCATCGCTGCCGGGCGTCCGCAATGTCGAGACGCGCGGCGACGTAGTACTGCTGCAGTGTGGCGACTCCGACGACACGCTGCGCTATCTGCTGAACAAC
- a CDS encoding glycosyl hydrolase family 18 protein, with product MKSSRMKLRSRVAIAALALATGTAGLIATFAPAPKADAASTAATVASAAAALPAGFKSVGYLPSWAGSVSAVQYSKLTHINYAFVLPNSNGSLQGVPDGGKLSSLVSSAHANGVKVSLSIGGWNDGNDSAFESFAASSGGRTTFTNAVMGLINQYNLDGVDIDWEYPDPGASGDHYTLLMQQLSNTLHGQGKLLTAAVVSEGGTANGVQPAVFGYVDWLNIMAYDGGSPHANYDWSIASANFWKNRGLPKAKTVLGVPFYSRPGYLTYSQIVAMNPNNANVDCIQANGAQQCYNGIPTIKRKTTWAVANAGGIMNWELSQDTTGSTSLVSAIFDAAGGTGTPPTGGKTGPIKGIAGKCVDVASGSSANGTAVQLWTCNSSTAQTWTVGTDGTIRALGKCLDVNAAGTANGSLVQLYDCNGTGAQGWQAQSNGNLLNPSSGKCLDATGQSSADGTRLQIWTCAGSANQLWTLPA from the coding sequence ATGAAGTCGTCAAGGATGAAGCTCCGAAGTCGAGTGGCCATCGCGGCCCTCGCGCTCGCGACCGGCACCGCCGGATTGATCGCGACCTTCGCCCCGGCCCCGAAGGCCGACGCCGCCTCGACCGCCGCCACCGTGGCCAGCGCCGCTGCCGCGCTACCCGCCGGGTTCAAGAGCGTCGGCTACCTGCCGTCCTGGGCGGGCAGCGTCAGCGCCGTTCAGTACAGCAAGCTCACCCACATCAACTACGCGTTCGTCCTGCCGAACTCCAACGGCTCCCTGCAGGGCGTCCCGGACGGCGGCAAGCTGTCCTCGCTGGTGAGCTCCGCGCACGCCAACGGCGTCAAGGTGTCGCTGTCGATCGGTGGCTGGAACGACGGCAACGACTCAGCGTTCGAGTCGTTCGCGGCCAGCTCCGGCGGCCGCACCACCTTCACCAACGCCGTGATGGGCCTGATCAACCAGTACAACCTCGACGGCGTCGACATCGACTGGGAGTACCCGGACCCGGGTGCTTCCGGCGACCACTACACGCTGCTGATGCAGCAGCTGAGCAACACGCTGCACGGCCAGGGCAAGCTGCTCACCGCCGCGGTCGTGTCCGAGGGTGGCACCGCCAACGGCGTCCAGCCGGCCGTCTTCGGCTACGTCGACTGGCTGAACATCATGGCGTACGACGGCGGTAGCCCGCATGCCAACTACGACTGGTCGATCGCCTCGGCGAACTTCTGGAAGAACCGTGGCCTGCCGAAGGCCAAGACCGTGCTCGGCGTGCCGTTCTACAGCCGGCCGGGCTACCTGACGTACTCGCAGATCGTCGCGATGAACCCGAACAACGCGAACGTCGACTGCATCCAGGCCAACGGCGCCCAGCAGTGCTACAACGGCATCCCCACGATCAAGCGCAAGACCACGTGGGCGGTCGCCAACGCCGGCGGCATCATGAACTGGGAGCTGTCCCAGGACACCACCGGCAGCACCTCGCTGGTCAGCGCGATCTTCGACGCCGCGGGCGGTACCGGCACTCCGCCGACCGGCGGCAAGACCGGCCCGATCAAGGGCATCGCCGGCAAGTGCGTCGACGTCGCCAGCGGCAGTAGCGCGAACGGCACGGCGGTCCAGCTGTGGACCTGCAACAGCAGCACCGCACAGACCTGGACGGTCGGCACCGACGGTACGATCCGCGCCCTCGGCAAGTGCCTAGATGTCAATGCCGCCGGTACTGCGAACGGCTCACTCGTCCAGCTGTACGACTGCAACGGCACCGGAGCGCAGGGCTGGCAGGCGCAGTCGAACGGCAACCTGCTCAACCCGAGCTCCGGCAAGTGCCTGGACGCCACCGGCCAAAGCTCGGCCGACGGCACCCGGTTGCAGATCTGGACCTGCGCAGGCAGCGCCAACCAGCTCTGGACCCTCCCGGCCTGA